One Takifugu flavidus isolate HTHZ2018 chromosome 3, ASM371156v2, whole genome shotgun sequence genomic window, TTTCACTGGCTAAactgggtttattttttaagcAAGCAAAACAAATTTAAGTGGAAATAAATTCCAGCAGTTTAGAAGCTCACAAAAGTCTGAACAAAGTGATCAACCATTTAAccgctgttttatttttcttcactttgagtatatatatatatatatataaaagctTTTTAAAGTGATAACATCAAGAAAATGGAGGCGTGTTTGGCaagtgataaataaaaacagtggtGAAGCACTTTGGCGATGAaagaaagtaaatgtggggAGATGGTGGCGTTCACATGCAACTGAGCACCGGAGACCGCGGCTCTCTGACGGAGTCTCCTGGCACTTGGGGCCCCTGCTGCTCACAGGAAGGTTTGATCCATCAAACGCCCACCGCAAACACGCTGACGATGCAGTACATGGTGCGGTTTTCCCACCGCACAGTACAGCTACCTGCAGGCACAAGTGTTTGGAAGAACCACAAAATGATTCACTTTATATTCCATTAAACTCTTTTTGCCGCAAGAATGAAACCCGAGACTCTCCGGTTTAGCAGCATTTTCACGTTCATATGAATCAACGTGTCGTTGAACCCTTGAGAGAGATTTTGCCACGCTCTGCCGCCTACCGTCCATGCTGGTGTCCCAGTAGCAGGAGTTGGCCGAGTGGAGGCCCGCTCCGGTTTTCTGCATGACGGCGCAGGTCACTGTCGGAACAAACACGGTGAGTCTGACTTCTCCACCCTGAAACTCCACCCGAGGGCGGTTTCACGCCATCCTACCGATGTATTTGTAGGCTTTGCCCTGTTTGACAAGCTGAGCGAGGCAGCGCTCCACGATGCTGGCCGTCCATTTGTTCACCTGGTTCTGGCTGTAGTCGGTGCCGCCGATGATGTTCTCGATGCACTGGGACCAAAACAACAGATAAAAGAGTGATCATCTGCAGTCATGCGGGAGTCACTGGGTTGTGTTTCAGCCTGGAGAGACTGAAATAAAGAACAACCACTTTGTTTTTCTATCGTGGAATCAGACACGACTGTGGATTTATGTTTTCCTGGCTGGTTTTTGACACAATCCAGATCGCTCCAGAAGTTCAACAAACCGTATCAGAATAATTAAACCATCTAAAATTAAACAGTTCCAGTCACGTATTGATGAATTTAGCGACTCAAACCCTCTAAAGTGATGGCGTTAAAAAGCTAAACTTACCTCTTTAACGATGGTATCGGCTTCTTCTGCGTTAAAAGAGCCCTGAAAATCAGAAACACAGATCAAATGCGATCAAAAAGCGAATTAGTCAGATTTTGTCGGCACAATAGAAGCGTTTATGGACGAGACTGAATTCTTCTTAATTTAAAATATTAAGCACATATAATAAATGGAATGAAGGATGTTATcggtaaaaaaaaagtgcctcAATCGTCTCTATTATGATGTGGAACAAACGCGAGCAATGGCTAAACAAGTGCCTAAAACCAGTaaatttatgaataaatgtaaattgtatagACAAACCTCGTTGGGGTTATGATATTCCTCCATATTTTTCCTATTGATAgtatatttgatgttttttttttatgaataaacacaaataactgCGCAGCTCCAGAAGAAGCAGTAATGCTGTCAAAGCAAAACCACCGAAGAAGAAACGGGCGCCAGGATGCACGTCTGGCGCCGCCTGCTGGTGGGATGTTGTCATGGCGCCCCGTTGCTGTCGGGCCGAAACATTCAGAACGtcactgaaaaaacaaaatttaTGTTGGGAACAATCCGTTCGCCAACATGAAActatttgttttaaaatgaataccAGACACTAGACTGGTCTTTAGCTTCGtatcaaaatgttttatttatatccCAACATTTGACATTAATAGCAATGAGATTATCTGTCAGAATAAAAAGCTGGGAAAACTGATACAAATCACATCAAAAAGTGCAACAGTGCTCACGTCACAATAAATAAGGTaatctcatcctctctctctctctcacacacacacacacacacacacacacacacacacacacacacacacacacacacacacacacacacacacacacacacacacacaagcatcaTGGCCAACAAGAAAACAGTTATAGTTCAAAGGTAAAACCCAACCACCGACATGGTTGTACAGGTCATACTGGTGGAGGAGGCTCAGCTGTACATCACTAACCGTGGCTGAGGGAGTTATAAGATGACATCATAATAAGGACAGATAATCAAGCTTCACTTAAAAACCCTCGAACAGTTTAAAAAACAGTCACCGTGAACATAAATGAAGAGATGATCATTTGTACGGGGATGGCTCACAGTGACAGTGAGGTGCGCTCTCAACATCAAACGTGGGACGTGATCTACATAAAAACAGCACCGGCCCCGAAGGGAACTGCTGGTAATGCAAGTGAAGCTTCCCTGAAAACACACGTGTCCCTTCACACATGCGATGAGCATCTGCCTGGCGTCATCGCAGTCAGCAGAGATCCAGTGAAGAGGAGGCAACACACCACTGATTTCAGTGAAGTGACTCCAAGGAAAATGTTCTGTAACACTGAACCGCAGCTTGTGCCCCCCGGGGGTTCTGGTCCCAGGATCACAGGACGCTGCAGGTTCCTGAGCGAGGGCCGCGAACTCCAGGGGACACAGGCTGCTGCGGAGCtccttctttgtgtttttctgcagcgCCGCTCCCGGCGACGGGGGGAGGCTCCTCCTGGAGGGACGCGTCCCCTCGGGCGGCCGCCTCCGCCGAGGTTTGGTCCGTGTTGTTCTGCTTGGACCTGTTAAAGGACAGCCGCCTGAAGAGCGACAGCTGATCGGTGGACAGCGATTAGGGCAGCCTTCCAGGGTTTCTTCTCCGATTCTCTACTGTGAAATACCTTTTTAGCTCTCGTACCTTTTTGccggctcctgattggctgttggAGCTGCGCTCTGATTTCCCATTGGCTGGTGTGCTGCCGTCTTTTCCCGTCTCCTCACCGGTTGTTCGAGGCTGCTCAGCTATTTCAGCTGCTGTCGACAAAAcatatttctgcttttcttcttttttaaatgattttggCTCTTTTACTTTGATAAAAACCTGTTTTGGACAGACCTCCATCACGTTTCTGCTCTCCGTCAGGTTCAGATTCTTTCATCTGGTTGGGTTTCTGGAAAGATCCGATGTTACAGGTTAGCAGGAAGAGcaataatcaataaaagctCCGAGGACGGCCAATCGACTGACAGGACTCTGGGCTCCTGCTGGCTTCACTTCCAAGGacgtgtcctcctcttcctcctcctcctcttcttcctcaccatccgtgtcctcctcttcctcggcttTGTCTTCGTCTCCAGGTGTCAACACATTTGTCAAATCCTGAAAAGAAACAGCGGACTTTAGAGCAGAAGGGAAACAACCTGATCAAAACCACaaaagaggaaggtttgaaataaaggagaaggagaccctaaccctaacgaaggtggaaacaaacaggaaacagcaacAGAACAAACAGACGTTTGGTGGACGGGGAACATTTCAGGTGTTACAGGACAACGGGACGACTGAAAAGACGGAAAACAGAACCCACCTGAGAGAAACCGTCCAATCAACAAGCAGCTTACAAGAGCCCAGTTAGTGGGactgaacagaacagaacagaacagaacagaacagaacagaacagaacagaacagaaccatCTGGCAGAGAAATAAGGTTCCTCTACCtctgtggttcccagagtcgaggtgttcaaacgacagaaaaaccaCCTTTTTCAAATGCAGCATAAAAAAGAacgttttattcttttatgtcAAAGAGCCAAGAGGAGAAAACTGACCtttgaaacaaaaacagcaagaacagaaataaaaacacaaacgtCAACAACGTTTGAATGAAACAGGAGaaacatgaacaaataaatcGCACTggagaacaaacagaaaagcagctctggaggagcACAAAGTGGGAAAGGCACCGTGAGGGATGGACCCTGATCGgacgggtcacatgaccctgaTCGgacgggtcacatgaccctgaTCGgacgggtcacatgaccctgaTCGGAGGCGTTCAAACCTTCCAGAGGAACCAGTGATGGGCTGACTGGCTCCACTGGGACAGGAATAAACGGCATTTGTCTTATTTCAGGTTGAGGTATTGAGGCAACACGTCACCCCAGAACTCCTTAGGTTCTgctgcctgacctttgacccctgacctgtgcTGCCGCCCAAGTTTGACAGGacgcttttttttctttatctcctcctcttcctcaatgtcactctcttcttcctcatcttcctctctgtcactctcttcttcctcttcctcgctctcactctcttcaccttcctcttcctcgctctcactctcttcttcctcatcttcctcactgtCACTCTCATCTCttcaccttcctcttcctcactgtcactctcttcatcctcctcttcctcaccgtcactctcttcatcttcctcactgttactctcttcttcttcctcttcctcattctcttctgcatcttcttcctcctctactctatcagtttcttcttcttcatcctcctcttctttttcagtctcctcctcttcattctcctcttctttttcagtctcctcttcttctcctcttctttttcagtctcctcctcttcatcctcctcttctttttcagtctcctcctcttcttcctcctcttcctgcacaTCAGTTtctccatcctcttcttcctcagcctcctcttcttgattttgttcttcagattcctcctcttcctcttcgtcctcttcaCCagtctcttcttcctcatctttctgatcctcttcttcactttcttcttcttcattattttcactctcttcctcctcctcttcttcctcattactctcttctttttcagtgctgctctgctcttcctcattactctctcttctttttcagtgctgctctgctcttcctcattactctcttcttctttttcagtgctgctctgctcttcctcattactctcttctttttcagtgctgctctgctcttcctcattactctcttctttttcagtgctgctctgctcttcctcagctccctctccctctgtctcactctctgcATCACTTTCTTCAGCATCAGACTTGCTGtcaccctcttcctcttcacttaATGAAtctgcctcttcttcctcaccctcttcctcactttcagaggcttttttcctctcactctcATGATCTGACCCTTCCTCACTTTCCTCCACCTcactttccccctcctcttcttctacatctctttcttttctctctccctttttttcatcttcactTTCACTTTCTGCTGTACTGcttcgctcctcctcctcttctcctcctcctcttccccttcagATCTGctttcacctccctcctcatcctctacATCAGACTGTGACTCATCTTCTGGATGAAGAGTGTCACTGTccccttctttttcttcatcgCTTGCTTTATCGGAACTCTGAGTgatattttcctcctcttcctcgctaaCATCTGCACTGgttttctgttcttccttctgatcctccttctcttcctcctcctcctcctcctcctcctcctcctcctcctcctcctcctcctcctcctcctcctgccctgtATGCtttccttctcatcttcctcattgGCCGTGACGGACTCGCTTTTATCCTGACTTCCTTCTGTCTCGCTGGGACTCGCTGGAGGTTGGATGTTGATGCTAACTGCAGATTTGTTGCTAAAACTGGCACCGTGGGCTTCGGATTCTTCACTCTGGGCTCTGAGGACACTCTGGCTGTCCTCAGACGGAGACGAAGACTTGAACAACCTTCCGGACCCTTCATGCATGAGCGCCGCTGCCGCTGCGACAGAAGCAGCTCCGGCCAGCACGCTAACGTTTGTCGTTTCTTGCTTTTCCTCAGGCTGTTTCCTATCTTGCAGcactcttttgtttttgtcattttttgacTTTTTAGAAGTGTGGATGATCCTGGGAGCGTCTGGCTGCTTTTCCCTCTCAGTGCTCTTTGTGCTCTCCTCATTCAACGCATCGCTTAGATGAAACCCAGGCGAGTCAGTGGCTTTAGCTGGCGAGCTAAGTCCTGCACTCCTCACAACTATGACCTTGCTTTTAGCACGTTTCTGCTGCACTTGCTTTACTTTTGCAGCCGCAGACTCAGACGCAGCGGCCTCGGGTCTCCTGCCAACCTCTGTCAGCTGCTGTTTCCCTTCGGCTggcctgagctgctgctgagaatCTGCCTTCTCATCGTTCTCTACgtgagttttgtttttcctgtggatcctctgcagctgctccacagccaGGATCAGGTTCTCTTTGTTCTGGCCGCTGGTTTTTTGCCTCTGAGAGCCGAGGGAACGAGAACTGTGGTGTCTCAAAAGCTCCCTCCCGGCGCTGCCACTCTTGTGAGACGGGGAAGTGGAGGAGAAACTGCTCTGCTTCGGGAGTCTCTcagttttttggttttctttctgctctctATTGGTCTTACCATTCTTACCCTTCCTCTACCCCCGGCATGAGAaagcaggaagaagatgaaagagAGGCATGCATTAGAGGAGTGAAACATGAAAATGACAGTAGAAAAATCAGAAACACATGACAGAATTATGGGAAATGTTCACAAATCTCCCCAACGTCCTCATCGAGGTGGTGCCTGGGGTCGGGTTTCTCTCACTAGCTCGAATGCTAAATGATGTTGTTGGATTTAGCGGCTGCTTTTAGGTTTTAACACCTGTGGTTAGCAAGGATCAACCTCTCTAGATGAGAGAAGCTTGAGATTTCACAGACAGCGGGAACGACCTCAGAGATCAACCTCACGACGAAGCTTCGTGTAACCAGGAAGAGATTGAGGGGAAAGGTGGGAAATCAGCCTGAGTGCTGTGAGAAATGTCTTACCTTCTGCACTGGAGTCAGTGTCAGTGTTTTCTCAACAGGGTCCAGCTGCATCACGTGTGTCTGTCAGGATGAATTAAAAACTTTGTAAACTTTGCTCAATTCACAGGTGTAATCAGGCCGTCTTCAGTTCTCTCTCACCATGTTGAGGAAATCTGTGGTTTCCCCCAGGCCTTTAACGCTGTCGGCGTCTGTCAGGCTCTCCACAACACTGCCCGGGTCGTCTCCTGCCTGCTCTGACGAAGtagaaaaaaggaggagggacagGTTTCACGCTTTGCCCGTCTATTTTCCTCTTGTACAAACAGATGTGGCACAGGAACGTGGAGGTGAGGTAGGTACCCTGCAGGTTGGAGCCCGTGCTCCCGTGGCGCTCAAGGCCGTTGGGAAGCTTCCTGTGGGTGAGCTCAGACGCTCTGGGCAGGGTGGCGTGGCCGGGGACGGACAGGGGCGGGTGGAGGTAGCCGGGCGTCATGGTGGGTAGTGTGCAGAACATGGCGCCAAACTGGTCCGGGGATCTCTCCTGAAGGAGAAGCCGAGTCATGTGGGCGCCACAGACCTCTTTTTATGGAATAACTGATCTGATTTCAGTCTTTTGATTCTTTGCTAATGATGTAAACGGAGTCAGAGATGAATTCGACACGCACCCTCTCGCGCCTGCGGACCCGTGCGGAGAGGCTCCTGTTCAGCGTGGAAGAATCCAGCGTGCATCCCAGCACCTCCCCGTACGGCTTCTCTAGGACGTATTCAATCACATCGTCTTCCTCCAGCGTCACGTCTCCGCCGTCCCCATCCCTCGGCCGGGCCAGCACCACCATGTGGCAGCCGCCGCACGTAGCCTGAAGAACCAGAGCCAAgcttccattttaaaaaaagatagtctgcaaaatctaaatttaaaataTTCCGCATATGTGAAACACCCACCGCCTGAACGCCATACTTCAGGAACCGCGAGCACACAGTGGGTTTGAACTGGTTGGTGAAGTTTTCCTCTCCCAGTCCCAGTTTACCGTGTCGCCCGTCTCCAAACGTGTACAGCAGTCCGCCATCTTCAACAGACACATTCCACATCTTCAGAGCGCAGCAAACGCAGGCCTTTGAGGACAGGCGGGCTCGTGTTCGCCGCAGTATTTACCCGTGATGACAGctgtgtggttttctccacACGCCACCTGACAGACTCGTCCTTTTTTAAAGTGCTCCACGGGCCTCGGCAGCCGCGACTCGAAGATGAACGTCCCGTGGCCCAGCTGTCCGAACTGACCTAGACCAAAAGTGAACAGCCGCTCCTCTGAAAACAGAGAAACCCAGACCATAAAAGAGAGTCGCAGTCACGTCTGGGATGTTGCCGGGACAACGCCTTCTACCTGTCAGCGCCACCGTGTGTCCGCCGCCACACGCCACCTGCGTCACCGGCTCTTTGATGCTCTTCACCATCTGAGGGACGCGGTGTCGaggcagctgctctgtggtcaGACCCAGTTTTCCGCTGTCACGCTCTCCAAAGGTGTAAAGAGCGCCATCAGCTGTCAGCACAGCCCACAACACACTTTCACCCTCCAGAAAACAATCGAGATAAACCCTGAAATGCTGCCAACAAGCCTCACCCGTCACAAAGGCAGAATGGTAGTAACCACAGGACACCCAGCTGATTGGTCCTCCCACATCGACTTCCTGTGGCGAGGGGGCGTGGCTTTCCTTCGCCAGACCAATCTGACCTTCTGTGTTGTCGCCCCACATGAACAGTTTCCCACTCTCTGGAATAAAATGTGTCCCCATTCTTCATTCATCTATTTCCAATACTGAAAACATGATTCATTAACATTTAATAAAACGGCTGAAACGTCACCTGTGAGGGCAGCAGAGGTGTTTGAACCAGCTGCAAGCATTTTGACCGGTCCGAGCGAATCAAAGGCGTGAATTCTTTGGAAAGTCGTCCTCTCCTCGCAGTCTCCGAGGCCCAGCTGACCCTCACTGTTCCCGCCGCTGGAAAACACTTTTCCCTGAGCTGTGAGATGGGAAACAAAAATCAGCATCCCAGCCTGCGTCAAACCTGCGTCCAGGGCTGCAGATTCCTATTCTGACCAGTGCAGATGAGAGTGTGGTTCCGTCCACAGGCCACCAGGAGAACCTTCTCAGTTTTCAGAGCTGGAGAcataaaaacatgaattaaCAAAGAGTTTAACACAACATTCAGCTGTGTTGGACAGGGTCTGGTTCTGGACAGTTCTCCTGCACCAGCCCTCTCTAGATTAGATCAGATTATGGGTCTTCCAGAACAGGATTATGTTGGGAACTCATGTCTCAGATTCTCCTTTCCCAACTCACCTCTAATCTCCCACATGAAGCAGGATACAGACTAAATAaatggtgatgctgatgttcACAGGATGCTGAGATCAGCTGTGAGTGGCAGCACTTCAGGATGATGCCATCTTTTTCTGGCACTACTTTTAGAAACGGAGAGCTATTTAaaggctgacctttgacacaAGTAGGCTTGTTCACAGTCCTTTTGGATCCCAGACCCAGCTGACCCCAGTTGTTGCTGCCAAACATGAACAGTCGCCCGTTTTCTGCAAAACGTAATCTCTCTTTAGCAGAAAATCACACCATAGGCAGAAAAGAAtgagagaaaacacattttaaaaatctgttactTGTTATTAAGGCGGTATGCTCGTCACCACAGGCTATTTTTAACGGAATGTCATTTTTTAGCCAGAATTTGCTGGGGATGTTGTCAGCAAATTTGCTCTTTCCAAAAGTGAAAACAGCTCCAGTTTCTgttgaaaaaacaagaaaaagcaaACGGTCAACGACCTTTACAAATTTGACCATTAAATACAATCATCAGACTATCAATCACTTAATTAAAAATGGTCACGATAACATAAAAATCTATAAACTGAGTATATTTGGGGgcggaaagaaagaaaagtccAGCCAccaaaaaatatacaaaatacatttttaaaaagtgaaacttTC contains:
- the LOC130522046 gene encoding dynein light chain Tctex-type 3-like, encoding MEEYHNPNEGSFNAEEADTIVKECIENIIGGTDYSQNQVNKWTASIVERCLAQLVKQGKAYKYIVTCAVMQKTGAGLHSANSCYWDTSMDGSCTVRWENRTMYCIVSVFAVGV
- the rpgrb gene encoding retinitis pigmentosa GTPase regulator b isoform X2; this translates as MAGEAEDEIPETGAVFTFGKSKFADNIPSKFWLKNDIPLKIACGDEHTALITKNGRLFMFGSNNWGQLGLGSKRTVNKPTCVKALKTEKVLLVACGRNHTLICTAQGKVFSSGGNSEGQLGLGDCEERTTFQRIHAFDSLGPVKMLAAGSNTSAALTESGKLFMWGDNTEGQIGLAKESHAPSPQEVDVGGPISWVSCGYYHSAFVTADGALYTFGERDSGKLGLTTEQLPRHRVPQMVKSIKEPVTQVACGGGHTVALTEERLFTFGLGQFGQLGHGTFIFESRLPRPVEHFKKGRVCQVACGENHTAVITDGGLLYTFGDGRHGKLGLGEENFTNQFKPTVCSRFLKYGVQAATCGGCHMVVLARPRDGDGGDVTLEEDDVIEYVLEKPYGEVLGCTLDSSTLNRSLSARVRRRERERSPDQFGAMFCTLPTMTPGYLHPPLSVPGHATLPRASELTHRKLPNGLERHGSTGSNLQEQAGDDPGSVVESLTDADSVKGLGETTDFLNMTHVMQLDPVEKTLTLTPVQKDLTNVLTPGDEDKAEEEEDTDGEEEEEEEEEEDTSLEVKPAGAQSPKPNQMKESEPDGEQKRDGAEIAEQPRTTGEETGKDGSTPANGKSERSSNSQSGAGKKLSLFRRLSFNRSKQNNTDQTSAEAAARGDASLQEEPPPVAGSGAAEKHKEGAPQQPVSPGVRGPRSGTCSVL
- the rpgrb gene encoding retinitis pigmentosa GTPase regulator b isoform X1 translates to MAGEAEDEIPETGAVFTFGKSKFADNIPSKFWLKNDIPLKIACGDEHTALITKNGRLFMFGSNNWGQLGLGSKRTVNKPTCVKALKTEKVLLVACGRNHTLICTAQGKVFSSGGNSEGQLGLGDCEERTTFQRIHAFDSLGPVKMLAAGSNTSAALTESGKLFMWGDNTEGQIGLAKESHAPSPQEVDVGGPISWVSCGYYHSAFVTADGALYTFGERDSGKLGLTTEQLPRHRVPQMVKSIKEPVTQVACGGGHTVALTEERLFTFGLGQFGQLGHGTFIFESRLPRPVEHFKKGRVCQVACGENHTAVITDGGLLYTFGDGRHGKLGLGEENFTNQFKPTVCSRFLKYGVQAATCGGCHMVVLARPRDGDGGDVTLEEDDVIEYVLEKPYGEVLGCTLDSSTLNRSLSARVRRRERERSPDQFGAMFCTLPTMTPGYLHPPLSVPGHATLPRASELTHRKLPNGLERHGSTGSNLQEQAGDDPGSVVESLTDADSVKGLGETTDFLNMTHVMQLDPVEKTLTLTPVQKDLTNVLTPGDEDKAEEEEDTDGEEEEEEEEEEDTSLEVKPAGAQSPKPNQMKESEPDGEQKRDGAAEIAEQPRTTGEETGKDGSTPANGKSERSSNSQSGAGKKLSLFRRLSFNRSKQNNTDQTSAEAAARGDASLQEEPPPVAGSGAAEKHKEGAPQQPVSPGVRGPRSGTCSVL